One genomic window of Pseudoxanthomonas sp. includes the following:
- a CDS encoding TPM domain-containing protein: MKALLRLGALLLCLLALPALAQQDAAIPALDSPVIDTTGTLDAGLASQLRQQALDLQQRKGAQLQILMVPSTQPEAIEQYTQRVFDQWKLGRKGVDDAVLIVVAKDDRRVRIQPGYGLEGAIPDAVANRVIQEYMAPHFRQNDYGGGLVDATAVLVKLVDGEALPAPQSTHQTERRQGGDGWIFGLVFGLVAASFVRTVLRWLPKPVRAVAGGLVGGGVAWLLSSLLLVGGLAGIVGLLMGLFGGAGGRFAGPGGFGGFGGGWGGGGFGGGGGGFGGGAGGWGGGGGSSGGGGASGSW; this comes from the coding sequence ATGAAAGCCCTGCTGCGCCTTGGAGCGCTGCTGCTGTGCCTGCTGGCGCTGCCGGCACTGGCACAGCAGGACGCGGCGATCCCGGCGCTGGATTCGCCGGTGATCGACACCACCGGCACGCTCGATGCTGGCCTAGCCAGCCAGCTGCGCCAGCAGGCGCTGGATCTGCAGCAGCGCAAAGGCGCCCAGCTGCAGATCCTGATGGTGCCCAGCACCCAGCCCGAGGCCATCGAGCAGTACACCCAGCGCGTGTTCGACCAGTGGAAGCTGGGTCGCAAGGGCGTGGACGACGCGGTGCTGATCGTGGTGGCCAAGGACGACCGCCGGGTCCGCATCCAGCCGGGTTACGGGCTGGAAGGTGCGATCCCCGATGCGGTCGCCAATCGGGTCATCCAGGAATACATGGCGCCGCACTTCCGCCAGAACGATTACGGCGGCGGCCTGGTCGATGCCACGGCAGTGCTGGTCAAGCTGGTTGACGGCGAGGCGCTGCCTGCGCCGCAGAGCACGCACCAGACCGAGCGCCGCCAGGGCGGCGATGGCTGGATCTTCGGCTTGGTGTTCGGGCTGGTCGCGGCCAGTTTCGTCCGCACCGTGTTGCGCTGGCTGCCCAAGCCGGTCCGTGCGGTGGCAGGCGGCCTGGTCGGCGGCGGCGTGGCTTGGCTGCTGTCCTCGCTGCTGCTGGTTGGCGGCCTGGCCGGTATCGTCGGCTTGTTGATGGGCCTGTTCGGCGGCGCCGGTGGGCGCTTTGCCGGACCCGGCGGATTTGGCGGTTTCGGCGGCGGCTGGGGCGGCGGCGGGTTTGGTGGGGGCGGTGGTGGCTTCGGCGGCGGAGCTGGCGGCTGGGGTGGTGGTGGCGGGTCTTCGGGAGGCGGTGGCGCCTCGGGGAGCTGGTGA
- a CDS encoding LemA family protein, whose translation MRNLIRSSLLLAVFALLAGCGYNTIQQKDQAVKAGWSEVLNQYQRRADLIPNLVRTVQGFAQQERQVLTEVTEARSRVGQIQVNADDAASLEQFSEAQKALGSSIGRLLAVSENYPTLKSDQNFRDLQAQLEGTENRITVARGRYIQSVQDYNTYIRQFPQALTAKVTGAKEKPNFSVANEAQISQAPTVDFSQPPAAAPQSTPAQPQTPPSSTPAQ comes from the coding sequence ATGCGCAACCTCATCCGTTCCTCGTTGTTGCTCGCGGTCTTCGCGCTGCTGGCCGGTTGTGGCTACAACACCATCCAGCAGAAGGACCAGGCGGTGAAGGCCGGCTGGTCCGAAGTGCTCAACCAGTACCAGCGCCGCGCCGACCTGATTCCCAACCTGGTGCGCACCGTGCAGGGCTTCGCCCAGCAGGAGCGCCAGGTGCTGACCGAGGTCACCGAGGCGCGCTCCAGGGTCGGCCAGATCCAGGTCAATGCCGATGATGCGGCGTCGCTGGAGCAGTTTTCCGAGGCGCAGAAGGCGCTGGGCAGCTCGATTGGCCGCCTGCTGGCGGTCAGCGAGAACTACCCGACGCTGAAGTCCGACCAGAACTTCCGCGACCTGCAGGCGCAGCTGGAAGGCACCGAGAACCGCATCACCGTGGCCCGCGGCCGCTACATCCAGTCGGTGCAGGACTACAACACCTACATCCGCCAGTTCCCGCAGGCGTTGACCGCCAAGGTCACCGGTGCCAAGGAGAAGCCCAATTTCTCGGTCGCCAACGAAGCGCAGATCTCGCAGGCGCCGACCGTGGACTTCAGCCAGCCGCCGGCCGCCGCACCCCAGTCCACGCCGGCCCAGCCGCAGACCCCGCCTTCCTCTACGCCGGCCCAGTAA
- a CDS encoding TerC family protein, which yields MNLEFLADPNAWLTLLTLSTLEIVLGIDNLVFISIAVSRLPEAQRPGARKLGIAVACITRIALLVSLAYLSRMSNDLFTVAGMGISIRDLILIVGGVFLVVKGIMEIRELVSGGEDEDPTTTKVSSVFGLVILQIAIIDIVFSLDSVITAVGFAKDIPIMVAAIMLAVAVMLLAANPLGRFIDANPTVKMLALAFIVLVGVVLVLDGVEIHVPKAYVYFAMGFSALVEILNLLMRRRAARHHVQGAGEF from the coding sequence ATGAATCTTGAATTCCTCGCCGATCCCAATGCCTGGCTGACGTTGTTGACGCTCAGCACACTGGAGATCGTGCTGGGCATCGACAACCTGGTGTTCATTTCCATCGCCGTCAGCCGCCTGCCCGAGGCGCAGCGTCCCGGCGCGCGCAAGCTGGGCATCGCGGTCGCCTGCATCACCCGCATCGCGCTACTGGTGTCGCTGGCCTACCTGTCGCGCATGAGCAACGACCTGTTCACCGTGGCCGGCATGGGCATCTCCATCCGCGACCTGATCCTGATCGTGGGCGGCGTGTTCCTGGTGGTGAAGGGCATCATGGAGATCAGGGAACTGGTCAGTGGCGGTGAGGACGAAGACCCCACCACCACCAAGGTGTCCTCGGTGTTCGGCCTGGTGATCCTGCAGATCGCGATCATCGACATCGTGTTCTCGCTGGATTCGGTGATCACCGCGGTGGGTTTCGCCAAGGACATCCCGATCATGGTCGCGGCGATCATGCTGGCCGTGGCGGTGATGCTGCTGGCGGCCAACCCGCTGGGCCGCTTCATCGATGCCAACCCGACGGTCAAGATGCTGGCGCTGGCCTTCATCGTGCTGGTCGGCGTGGTGCTGGTGCTCGATGGCGTGGAGATCCACGTGCCCAAGGCCTACGTGTACTTCGCAATGGGCTTCTCGGCGTTGGTGGAAATCCTGAACCTGCTGATGCGTCGCCGGGCGGCGCGACACCACGTCCAGGGTGCCGGCGAGTTCTGA
- a CDS encoding diacylglycerol kinase, with translation MADTYGHAPRGPARLLKAAKWSWQGLCAAWMHESSFRLEAVLCVILAPVGLWLGADGVQRALLVGSLLLVLGMELLNSAVEAVIERYGAEFHELAGRAKDMGSAAVLMMLLNVLACWGLILGPRLYLFLFSPSL, from the coding sequence GTGGCCGATACCTACGGACATGCGCCGCGCGGCCCGGCGCGCCTGCTGAAAGCCGCCAAGTGGTCCTGGCAGGGCTTGTGCGCGGCCTGGATGCATGAATCCTCGTTCCGCCTGGAAGCGGTGCTCTGCGTGATCCTGGCGCCGGTCGGCCTGTGGCTGGGCGCCGATGGCGTGCAGCGCGCATTGCTGGTCGGCTCGTTGCTGCTGGTGCTGGGCATGGAACTGCTCAATTCGGCGGTGGAAGCGGTGATCGAGCGCTACGGCGCCGAATTCCATGAGCTGGCCGGACGGGCCAAGGACATGGGCTCGGCCGCGGTGCTGATGATGCTGCTCAACGTGCTGGCGTGCTGGGGCTTGATCCTGGGCCCGCGGCTGTACCTCTTTCTGTTTTCCCCTTCGCTCTAG
- a CDS encoding SGNH/GDSL hydrolase family protein, with protein MASLLVAALAGCAQAPVASVPPAAQVTQPVTVAPEVASGAVSNAAWARDMDDFATQDAANPPPRDAVLFIGSSSIRKWTSLAQDFAGTPVINRGFGGSEVRDSTYYADRIVVPYKPREVVFYAGDNDLNSGRSVQQVVDDTFAFIARVRHDLPGVPFVYISIKPSPSRVELLPKIRQVNAQIAQRAAQLQDVHYVDVLTPMLTPDGQLRPELFQADMLHMKPEGYALWTRLLKPYVVSKPH; from the coding sequence TTGGCATCACTGCTCGTGGCCGCGCTCGCGGGCTGCGCACAGGCACCGGTGGCATCAGTGCCACCGGCCGCGCAGGTCACCCAGCCCGTAACCGTTGCGCCGGAAGTCGCCAGCGGCGCGGTGTCCAATGCCGCGTGGGCCAGGGACATGGATGATTTCGCCACCCAGGATGCGGCCAACCCGCCTCCACGCGATGCCGTGCTCTTCATCGGCAGCTCGTCGATCCGCAAATGGACTTCGCTGGCCCAGGACTTTGCGGGAACCCCCGTCATCAACCGCGGGTTCGGCGGTTCGGAAGTCCGCGACAGCACCTATTACGCCGACCGGATCGTGGTGCCGTACAAGCCACGAGAGGTGGTCTTCTACGCAGGCGACAACGACCTCAACAGCGGACGCAGCGTGCAACAGGTGGTGGATGACACCTTCGCCTTCATCGCCCGCGTGCGTCATGACCTGCCCGGCGTGCCGTTCGTGTACATCTCGATCAAGCCCAGCCCGTCGCGCGTGGAGCTGCTGCCCAAGATCCGCCAAGTCAACGCACAGATTGCCCAGCGCGCGGCGCAGCTGCAGGACGTGCATTACGTGGACGTGCTCACACCGATGCTGACTCCCGATGGCCAGCTGCGGCCGGAGCTGTTCCAAGCCGACATGCTGCACATGAAGCCCGAAGGCTACGCACTGTGGACGCGACTGCTGAAGCCCTACGTGGTCTCGAAGCCGCACTGA
- a CDS encoding isoaspartyl peptidase/L-asparaginase produces the protein MLVSKPASAFVLAIHGGAGVIERDQLSAGDAAAIHADLQAALDAGGQVLAAGGSALDAVQAAVVVLEESPRFNAGKGAVYTAEGTHELDASLMEGHTRRAGAVAGVRTVRNPVQLARAVMEHSPHVLLIGEGAERFADTRDDIMRVDNDWFDTDTRHAQLLQEQLREREQAESLKGAYFGTVGAVALDTHGHLAAATSTGGMTNKRYGRVGDSPLIGAGNWADDRVAVSGTGWGEFFIRCAVAHDIAARMAYGGASLQEAANTVVMAAVPALGGDGGAIAVDAQGNIALPFNTSGMYRGWIAADGSRGTAIFRD, from the coding sequence ATGCTCGTGTCCAAGCCTGCTTCTGCCTTTGTCCTTGCCATCCACGGCGGCGCCGGCGTGATCGAGCGTGACCAGCTGTCGGCTGGTGATGCCGCAGCTATTCATGCCGATCTGCAGGCCGCACTGGATGCCGGTGGGCAGGTGCTGGCGGCCGGTGGCAGCGCGCTGGATGCAGTGCAGGCTGCGGTGGTGGTGCTGGAGGAATCGCCACGCTTCAACGCCGGCAAGGGCGCGGTCTACACCGCCGAAGGCACGCACGAACTGGATGCCTCGCTGATGGAGGGCCACACCCGGCGCGCCGGTGCCGTGGCCGGTGTGCGCACCGTACGCAATCCGGTGCAGCTGGCGCGTGCGGTGATGGAGCATTCGCCGCATGTGCTGCTGATCGGCGAGGGCGCCGAGCGCTTCGCCGACACGCGCGATGACATCATGCGCGTGGACAACGACTGGTTCGATACCGATACCCGCCATGCGCAGCTGCTGCAGGAACAGCTGCGCGAACGCGAGCAGGCCGAGTCGCTCAAAGGGGCCTACTTCGGCACGGTCGGTGCGGTCGCGCTGGATACGCACGGGCACCTGGCTGCTGCCACGTCCACTGGTGGCATGACCAACAAGCGTTACGGCCGCGTGGGCGATTCGCCGCTGATCGGTGCGGGCAACTGGGCCGATGACCGGGTCGCGGTGTCGGGGACCGGCTGGGGCGAGTTCTTCATCCGCTGCGCCGTGGCGCACGACATCGCCGCGCGCATGGCCTACGGCGGCGCTTCGCTGCAGGAGGCCGCCAACACGGTCGTGATGGCGGCGGTGCCGGCGCTGGGCGGCGACGGCGGTGCGATCGCCGTCGACGCACAGGGCAACATCGCACTGCCGTTCAACACCTCGGGCATGTACCGCGGATGGATCGCCGCCGACGGCAGTCGCGGGACGGCGATCTTCCGCGACTGA
- a CDS encoding HAMP domain-containing sensor histidine kinase, which yields MPQGLPRSIRIAVILRVALASLAVIATVLVVSTVIKHGLVQAMLEEEAVHYWDLYATSAAQPPPNTHNLRGYLVLRGQSELSLPEELRGLAPGTHTVGHELVLVEDRAPGRLSLVWQGRQAERLFFWSGALPLLLCLAALYGASYITYRVFHRLVSPVSWLARQVAQWDPREPDTSGLAPDRLPKEVQGEARQLAEALHGLSQRVAMQVARERDFTRDASHELRTPLTVIRVASDMALASDLPPRAVRSLQRIQRSSREMEAVIDAFLILAREADIEPQSEDFDLAEIVLDEAESARDLLIGKPVDLNVVCNAKPRLHAPPRVMHVVVSNLLRNACSYTDEGRIDITVDSDQLVVHDSGIGMSADAMHRAFEPFYRADESRQHSTGLGLSIVHRLCQRFGWKVELDSVLGQGTTATVRFAP from the coding sequence GTGCCGCAAGGACTTCCAAGGAGCATCCGCATCGCCGTCATCCTGAGGGTGGCCTTGGCCAGCCTTGCGGTGATCGCGACGGTGCTCGTTGTCTCGACCGTGATCAAGCACGGCCTGGTGCAGGCGATGCTCGAGGAAGAAGCAGTCCACTACTGGGACCTGTACGCCACCTCGGCGGCGCAGCCTCCCCCCAATACCCATAACCTGCGCGGTTACCTGGTGCTGCGCGGGCAGTCCGAACTGAGCCTGCCCGAAGAATTGCGTGGCCTGGCGCCAGGCACGCACACCGTGGGCCACGAACTGGTGCTGGTCGAAGACCGCGCACCGGGCCGGCTGTCGCTGGTCTGGCAGGGGCGGCAGGCCGAGCGGTTGTTCTTCTGGTCCGGTGCGCTGCCGTTGCTGCTGTGCCTGGCGGCGCTGTATGGCGCTTCGTACATCACCTATCGGGTCTTCCATCGCCTGGTGTCGCCGGTCTCGTGGCTGGCGCGCCAGGTGGCGCAGTGGGACCCACGCGAGCCGGACACGTCAGGGCTGGCGCCAGACCGCTTGCCCAAGGAGGTCCAGGGCGAAGCCCGGCAACTGGCCGAGGCGCTGCACGGCCTGTCCCAGCGCGTGGCCATGCAGGTCGCGCGCGAGCGCGACTTCACCCGCGATGCCAGCCACGAACTGCGCACGCCGCTGACCGTGATCCGGGTGGCCAGCGACATGGCCCTGGCCAGCGACCTGCCGCCGCGCGCGGTGCGCTCGCTGCAACGCATCCAACGCTCCAGTCGCGAGATGGAGGCGGTGATCGATGCATTCCTGATCCTGGCGCGCGAGGCCGACATCGAGCCGCAGAGCGAGGATTTCGACCTGGCCGAGATCGTCCTGGACGAAGCTGAAAGCGCGCGCGACCTGCTGATCGGCAAACCGGTGGACCTCAACGTGGTGTGCAACGCCAAGCCACGCCTGCACGCGCCGCCGCGGGTGATGCACGTCGTGGTCAGCAACCTGCTGCGCAACGCCTGCAGCTATACCGACGAAGGCCGCATCGACATCACGGTGGATAGTGACCAGCTGGTGGTGCACGACAGCGGCATCGGCATGAGCGCCGACGCGATGCATCGCGCATTCGAGCCGTTCTATCGCGCCGATGAATCACGCCAGCACAGCACCGGCCTGGGCCTGTCCATCGTCCATCGCCTGTGCCAGCGCTTCGGCTGGAAGGTCGAGCTGGACAGCGTGCTGGGGCAGGGCACCACCGCGACGGTGCGGTTCGCTCCCTGA
- a CDS encoding response regulator transcription factor, giving the protein MRHAQETAGLVLVVEDNRNISEMIGEYLEGKGFEVDYASDGLDGYRLATENSYDVLVLDLMLPRMDGLEVCRRLRSEARKSTPVLMLTARDTLDDKLSGLGTGADDYLTKPFAIQELEARLRALIRRERRQVGSEVLKVADLVLDPVSMRVTRGGTELMLSPIGLRLLTILMRESPRVVTRQEIEREIWGNGLPDSDTLRSHLYNLRKVIDKPFEKPLLHTVQSAGYRVADIA; this is encoded by the coding sequence ATGCGGCATGCACAGGAAACCGCGGGGCTGGTGCTGGTTGTCGAGGACAACCGCAACATCTCCGAAATGATCGGCGAATACCTGGAGGGCAAGGGTTTCGAGGTCGATTACGCGTCCGATGGCCTGGATGGTTATCGTCTCGCCACCGAGAACAGCTACGACGTGCTGGTGCTGGACCTGATGCTGCCACGCATGGATGGGCTGGAAGTCTGTCGCCGCCTGCGCAGCGAAGCGCGCAAGTCCACGCCGGTGCTGATGCTGACCGCCCGCGACACGCTGGACGACAAGCTCAGCGGCCTGGGCACCGGTGCCGATGACTACCTCACCAAGCCCTTCGCCATCCAGGAGCTTGAAGCGCGCCTGCGCGCGCTGATCCGTCGCGAACGCCGCCAGGTGGGTTCGGAAGTGCTGAAGGTCGCCGACCTGGTGCTGGACCCGGTGAGCATGCGCGTCACCCGCGGCGGCACCGAGCTGATGCTTTCGCCGATCGGCCTGCGCCTGTTGACCATCCTGATGCGCGAGTCGCCGCGGGTGGTCACCCGCCAGGAGATCGAGCGCGAAATCTGGGGCAATGGCCTGCCGGATTCAGACACCCTGCGCAGCCACCTGTATAACCTGCGCAAGGTGATCGACAAGCCATTCGAAAAGCCCCTGCTGCACACCGTGCAAAGCGCCGGCTATCGCGTTGCCGATATCGCCTGA
- a CDS encoding DMT family protein gives MLDRVLPILMLVGSNIFMTFAWYGHLKHKTAPLLITILASWGIAFFEYSLQVPANRMGSAVYSVVQLKTIQEVITLVIFAGFSAWFLGQPLKWNHYAAFALIVGASFLMFYEPGAKPAG, from the coding sequence ATGCTTGACCGTGTCCTGCCCATCCTGATGCTGGTGGGTTCCAACATCTTCATGACCTTTGCCTGGTACGGACATCTCAAGCACAAGACCGCCCCGCTGCTGATCACCATCCTGGCCAGCTGGGGCATCGCGTTCTTCGAGTACAGCCTGCAGGTACCCGCCAACCGCATGGGCAGCGCGGTGTATTCGGTGGTCCAGCTCAAGACCATCCAGGAAGTGATCACGCTGGTGATCTTCGCCGGGTTCTCGGCGTGGTTCCTGGGGCAGCCACTGAAATGGAACCATTACGCGGCATTCGCGTTGATCGTGGGCGCCTCGTTCCTGATGTTCTACGAGCCAGGCGCCAAGCCCGCGGGCTGA
- a CDS encoding DUF962 domain-containing protein, translating to MRRFASFHEFYPFYLREHSNRTSRRLHFLGSCGVLCLLVAALWTGRWGFAVAALVCGYGLAWVGHFFFEKNRPATFKHPLYSLMGDWVMFRDILLGRVRI from the coding sequence ATGCGCCGTTTCGCCAGCTTCCACGAGTTCTATCCGTTCTATCTGCGCGAACACAGCAACCGCACCTCGCGGCGCCTGCATTTCCTGGGCAGCTGCGGCGTGTTGTGCCTGCTGGTCGCGGCACTGTGGACCGGGCGCTGGGGTTTTGCGGTGGCCGCGTTGGTCTGTGGCTACGGATTGGCGTGGGTGGGGCACTTTTTCTTCGAGAAGAACCGGCCGGCGACGTTCAAGCATCCGCTGTATTCGCTGATGGGCGACTGGGTGATGTTCCGCGACATCCTGCTGGGGCGGGTGCGGATCTAG
- a CDS encoding YnfA family protein has protein sequence MTTLLLFLATALAEITGCYLPWLWLRRDGSPWLLLPAAASLALFAWLLTLHPAASGRVYAAYGGVYIAVALGWLWAVDGVRPTRWDLLGAGLCLCGMAVIMFAPRAS, from the coding sequence ATGACTACGCTGCTGCTGTTCCTGGCCACCGCACTGGCCGAGATCACCGGCTGCTACCTGCCGTGGCTGTGGCTGCGCCGCGATGGCAGTCCATGGCTGCTGCTGCCGGCTGCGGCCAGCCTGGCGTTGTTCGCGTGGTTGCTGACCCTGCATCCGGCGGCTTCCGGGCGCGTCTATGCCGCGTATGGCGGCGTCTATATCGCCGTGGCGCTGGGCTGGCTGTGGGCCGTGGACGGCGTGCGGCCCACACGCTGGGATCTGCTGGGCGCGGGACTGTGCCTGTGCGGGATGGCGGTGATCATGTTCGCCCCGCGCGCCAGCTGA
- the mazG gene encoding nucleoside triphosphate pyrophosphohydrolase: MAQLRNPDGGCPWDLEQDFSTIAPYTIEEAYEVADAIDRGDLDDLKDELGDLLLQVVFHAQMASEQGAFGFDDVARAINDKMVRRHPHIFAQAQAGNAREVLENWDAIKRQERADKGHTDTSALAGISRGMPEWQRAAKLQSRAARTGFDWPGPAPVIAKLHEEIAEVEVELARSDEDPLRAARLQDEIGDLLFVCINLARQAQVDAGGALRHANAKFERRFRAMEAMADADGSTMRALGLEAQEALWARAKQAERDGNA; the protein is encoded by the coding sequence ATGGCCCAGTTGCGCAATCCCGATGGCGGCTGCCCCTGGGACCTGGAGCAGGACTTTTCGACCATCGCCCCGTACACCATCGAAGAGGCCTACGAGGTTGCCGACGCGATCGATCGCGGCGACCTGGATGACTTGAAGGACGAACTCGGCGACCTGCTGCTGCAGGTGGTGTTCCATGCGCAGATGGCCTCGGAACAGGGCGCATTCGGTTTCGACGATGTGGCCCGTGCGATCAACGACAAGATGGTGCGCCGGCATCCCCACATCTTCGCCCAGGCGCAGGCCGGAAACGCCAGGGAAGTCCTGGAGAACTGGGATGCGATCAAGCGCCAGGAGCGCGCCGACAAGGGCCACACCGACACTTCCGCGCTCGCCGGCATTTCGCGTGGCATGCCCGAGTGGCAACGTGCCGCGAAACTGCAGTCGCGCGCGGCCAGGACCGGTTTCGACTGGCCCGGCCCGGCGCCGGTGATCGCCAAGCTGCACGAGGAGATCGCCGAGGTCGAAGTCGAGCTGGCCCGTTCGGACGAAGATCCGCTGCGCGCTGCGCGCCTGCAGGACGAGATCGGGGACCTGCTGTTCGTGTGCATCAACCTGGCGCGCCAGGCGCAGGTCGATGCAGGCGGCGCGCTGCGCCATGCCAATGCGAAGTTCGAACGCCGCTTCCGTGCGATGGAAGCGATGGCCGATGCTGACGGCAGCACGATGCGCGCGCTGGGCCTGGAGGCGCAGGAAGCGCTGTGGGCACGCGCCAAGCAGGCCGAACGCGACGGCAACGCATGA
- the cysQ gene encoding 3'(2'),5'-bisphosphate nucleotidase CysQ yields MSRITADLHEAVIAIARDASAAIMQVYAEDFAVEHKADNSPLTRADLAAHRIIADGLHRLTPELPLLSEEGASIPWATRQDWHAYWLVDPLDGTREFVKRNGEFTVNIALIEGHQPVFGVIMAPVTGTIWHAEAGRGALRRDGENDRELRTRKPASMPLKVAASRSHRDPRTTAVLEQLPGAEAVPLGSSLKFCHIAEGSLDVYPRFGPTSEWDTAAGQCILEAAGGVLLAPDGRAFRYNRRDSLLNGDFMALGDPALPWRDWLLAHA; encoded by the coding sequence ATGAGCCGCATCACCGCGGACCTGCACGAGGCCGTCATTGCCATTGCACGCGATGCCTCGGCGGCCATCATGCAGGTCTATGCCGAGGATTTCGCGGTTGAACACAAGGCCGACAATAGTCCGCTGACGCGCGCCGACCTGGCTGCGCACCGCATCATCGCCGATGGCCTGCATCGGCTCACGCCCGAGCTGCCGCTGCTGAGCGAAGAGGGCGCCAGCATCCCCTGGGCTACCCGCCAGGACTGGCACGCCTACTGGTTGGTCGATCCGCTGGATGGCACCCGCGAGTTCGTCAAGCGCAATGGCGAGTTCACCGTGAACATCGCGTTGATCGAAGGCCACCAGCCGGTGTTCGGCGTGATCATGGCGCCGGTGACCGGCACCATCTGGCACGCCGAGGCCGGTCGCGGTGCCTTGCGCCGCGATGGCGAGAATGATCGCGAGCTGCGCACCCGCAAGCCTGCGTCGATGCCGCTCAAGGTGGCGGCCAGCCGCTCGCACCGCGACCCGCGCACGACCGCGGTGCTGGAGCAGTTGCCCGGTGCCGAAGCGGTGCCGCTGGGCTCGTCGCTGAAGTTCTGCCACATCGCCGAAGGATCGCTGGACGTGTATCCACGCTTCGGTCCAACCAGCGAGTGGGATACCGCCGCCGGCCAGTGCATCCTGGAGGCTGCCGGCGGGGTGCTGCTGGCCCCGGATGGCCGCGCATTCCGCTACAACCGGCGTGACAGCCTGCTCAATGGCGACTTCATGGCGCTGGGCGATCCGGCGCTGCCGTGGCGCGACTGGCTCCTGGCGCATGCGTAG
- the nudE gene encoding ADP compounds hydrolase NudE, with protein MSRKLPIIHGVTEQQIGPLRMERLDLEFSNGERRQFERQVGRGHGAVVVVPMIDNETVLLVREYAAGMHRYELGLVKGRMDAGETPIESANRELKEEAGFGARQLDVLRAMTLAPTYMSHQSWLVVARDLYPERLPGDEPEELEVVPWKLDALDQLMLREDFSEGRSLAALFIAREWLAGQA; from the coding sequence ATGAGTCGCAAGCTGCCCATCATCCACGGCGTCACCGAGCAGCAGATCGGACCGTTGCGCATGGAACGGCTGGACCTGGAGTTCTCCAACGGCGAACGCCGCCAGTTCGAACGCCAGGTCGGCCGTGGCCACGGCGCGGTGGTGGTGGTGCCGATGATCGACAACGAAACGGTGCTGCTGGTGCGCGAGTACGCCGCCGGCATGCACCGCTACGAGCTGGGCCTGGTCAAGGGCCGCATGGATGCAGGGGAAACGCCGATCGAATCGGCCAACCGCGAACTCAAGGAGGAGGCCGGCTTCGGCGCCCGGCAGCTGGATGTGCTGCGTGCCATGACCCTCGCGCCCACCTACATGAGCCACCAGTCATGGCTGGTGGTGGCGCGCGATCTCTATCCCGAGCGCCTGCCAGGCGACGAACCCGAGGAGCTTGAAGTCGTGCCGTGGAAGCTTGATGCACTGGACCAGTTGATGTTGCGCGAGGACTTCTCGGAGGGACGTTCGCTGGCGGCGCTGTTCATCGCCCGCGAGTGGTTGGCTGGTCAGGCATGA
- a CDS encoding 16S rRNA (uracil(1498)-N(3))-methyltransferase yields the protein MRLTRVHVDAPLAVGAQVALPEDAATHLSRVLRLREGDACVLFNGDGHDYDAQLASIGKREVLARISGARVVDNESPLHITLLQGIARGEKMDLILQKATELGVAAVLPVDSERSEVKLSGERLHKRLSHWRGVVVAACEQSGRARIPDVAEPQALLAAASALPADALGLLLDPQGLHALKSLSPPASARVVIAIGPEGGWSPRDRQALETHGFQGLRLGPRVLRTETAGLAAIAAVQAQLGDL from the coding sequence ATGCGCCTGACCCGCGTCCATGTCGATGCGCCGCTCGCTGTCGGCGCACAGGTTGCACTGCCCGAGGACGCCGCCACGCACCTGTCCCGCGTGCTGCGCCTGCGCGAGGGCGACGCTTGCGTGCTGTTCAACGGCGACGGTCATGACTACGACGCGCAGCTGGCCAGCATCGGCAAGCGCGAAGTGCTGGCACGGATTTCCGGCGCACGCGTGGTCGACAACGAGTCGCCATTGCACATCACCCTGCTGCAGGGCATCGCCCGCGGCGAGAAGATGGACCTGATCCTGCAGAAAGCCACCGAGCTGGGCGTGGCCGCCGTGCTGCCGGTGGATTCGGAACGCTCGGAAGTAAAGCTGTCCGGCGAGCGCCTGCACAAGCGGCTATCGCACTGGCGCGGCGTGGTGGTGGCGGCCTGCGAGCAGTCCGGCCGTGCGCGCATTCCGGATGTCGCCGAACCTCAGGCATTGCTGGCCGCCGCATCGGCATTGCCGGCTGACGCACTGGGCCTGTTGCTGGACCCGCAGGGCCTGCACGCACTGAAGTCACTGTCCCCGCCCGCGTCGGCCCGGGTGGTGATCGCCATCGGTCCGGAAGGTGGCTGGTCGCCGCGCGACCGCCAGGCCTTGGAAACCCATGGCTTCCAGGGCCTGCGCCTGGGACCGCGCGTGCTGCGTACCGAAACCGCGGGCCTGGCCGCTATCGCCGCAGTGCAGGCGCAACTCGGCGACCTGTAA